The genomic DNA CTTTAAATGCTGTGGCTATATATGGTGCTAACGCTAGTGGAAAGTCTAACCTGTTGAAAGCAATGAGTATGCTAGGAAAATTAATTAATTTTTCTGCACGCTTCTCTTCGACAACAAAGTTACCATACGACCCTTTTTTACTCAGAGAAGATTGGATTAATAAACCTACTTTTTTGGAAATTGTTTTTTTAATTGCAGAAGATAGATACAGATATGGGGTAGCGTTTAACCAAAATGAAATAGTCTCAGAATGGTTATTTAGAAAATCTATAGGAAGGGAAGTCAACTTATTTCAAAGAAGTAAAGATATTATTGATGTTTCTTCTGGTTTCAAAGGTTCTTCAAAGACTATTGATGCTGCCATAGAAGCAACAAGAGACAACGCTTTATTCTTATCTACTTGCGATATGTTAAATATTGAAGAAGCAAAAAATATTCTTCATTGGTTCGAGAAATATATAATTATCGACGGATTAAAGACAGAGCATCAGGCAATTACAACTATTAGTCTCTGGGACGATCAAAAATATCGTCAAAAGATTCAGGAATATTTTACTAGCCTGAATTTTGGAATTGTTGATTTAGAAGTTGCAGACCAAGATTTTGATCCATTAGCATTGCCAGAACAAATACCAGATGAATTTAAGAATTTTTTGATTAATGAACTCACAGGATCAAAAAAATACACTTTCTCTTCAAAACACCGTGTTTATGACAGTCAATGCGAAGAAACTGGAAAATTCCAAACTTGGGAATTGAATAAAAATGAATCTCCAGGTACTCAAAAAGCCTTTCATTTAAGTGGCCCTGTATTATCAGTTTTAATGAATGGAGGCGTATTAATAATTGATGAAATTGAAGGGAAATTGCACCCGATAATGACGCTTCATACTATCAATATGTTTTTAAATAAGCAGACTAATCCTAATAATGCCCAATTGATTTTTGCTACCCATGATACTAATTTATTATCCTATGCTAATTTGAGAAGAGATCAGATATATTTCACCGAGAAAAA from Kamptonema formosum PCC 6407 includes the following:
- a CDS encoding AAA family ATPase is translated as MIDKIILVSYLEVSEPILFCKKTPENAMLIEFRVANYRSIGEEQVLSLVPASNQKEHSENIIQKGKHKALNAVAIYGANASGKSNLLKAMSMLGKLINFSARFSSTTKLPYDPFLLREDWINKPTFLEIVFLIAEDRYRYGVAFNQNEIVSEWLFRKSIGREVNLFQRSKDIIDVSSGFKGSSKTIDAAIEATRDNALFLSTCDMLNIEEAKNILHWFEKYIIIDGLKTEHQAITTISLWDDQKYRQKIQEYFTSLNFGIVDLEVADQDFDPLALPEQIPDEFKNFLINELTGSKKYTFSSKHRVYDSQCEETGKFQTWELNKNESPGTQKAFHLSGPVLSVLMNGGVLIIDEIEGKLHPIMTLHTINMFLNKQTNPNNAQLIFATHDTNLLSYANLRRDQIYFTEKNHWESTEFYSLSDFIYRGKKNTISKKERPDTDKEKRYFEGRYGAIPVLGNFNPVQLKSNGKERQVKTKDN